The Campylobacter curvus genome includes the window TAGCTCAAATGTCATCGATCCTGCCAATATCCATGCACTAGGCGGTATCACACTGGTTCAAGAAGCGTTCTCATCGCATCTGCTCGGCCATACGCTCGGCTACTCTTTTGTTGCGATTTGTCTATTTTTCTTTGCATTTACGACTATTATTGGATGGTATTATTTTGCTGAGATAAATGTCAGATATCTCTTTGGCCCAAAAGCCGTTAAAATACTTCAAATTTTAGTCGTCGCGTTCGTTTTTATGGGAAGTTTGCTAAAGATCAAGCTCGTTTGGGAGCTGTCAGACCTCTTCAACGGGCTGATGGTGATACCAAACTTGATAGCCGTGCTTATACTAAGCCCGATCGTTGTGAAGCTTTTAAAAGATTATAACGACAAAAAAGATTATAATGTGAAAGATTATATTCGCTACGGCAAACAAAATAATCTATAAAGGCGGGTCGGCTTGAAGGCTGAAATTTTGCCTCAAGCCGCAAAAATTTAAAACATCGTGTTGTCGTTTTCGGCTTTTTCGGGCAGGTCTTGTATCACGTCCCAGTGCTCGACGATCTTGCCGTCTTTCACGCGGAAAATATCCACCGCAGCCTGTCCGCGGTCACTCGGGTTTAACTTTATGTGATTGTGAATGAAGACCAGCTCGCCGTCTGCACCGATGTGTTTGATGACGGCGCTACTTTACGGGAATTCTTTGAGAAAGCCGCCGACTGCGCTTTTAAACGCCGCTTTGCCGTCCTTGAAATTTGGGCTGTGCTGTTTGTATCCGCTACCCACGTCGCTATCGATTACCGATGTGTCGTGCTTGTTAAAGACGCTGTTCCAGAAATTTTCGACCAAAATTTTATTTTGCTCGCTCACGCTCTACGTAGTACCCGCCGCACCAAACGCCAAAGATGCCGCCGTTAAAATCACTAAAAAGCTCTTTTTCACGATTGCTCCCTTATAAAATTCGCTGATGTCAGCATAGCCGTTACAACAAAATGTAAATTTAAATAGCAAGGTAAATTTTACTCTGGCTTCCTGTCTATTTGGCACTCACTTCGCTTCTGCTACGCAGCAGAAGCGAGCGGCCCAACATTTAGCGTGATTTTTACTTCGACTTCGTGATACTCAAGCACTGCTTGCGAATTTCTTACAGGAACGTTACGAACACGTAGCACAAAGTAAAAATCGGCGGTGATAAGCTTCGCTAGCAAGGGTTTACTCGAATGCTATTCGTATTTTTTAAAGCTAAAAATCAATATTTAGAGCCAATTTATATTTACAGATCACCAAAATAACGCATACTTTTCTTATTATATCGCGCTTTGTATCGTTGTGTGTCTCGTATGAGCAGTCGTTAAATTTTTAGCTCCTTTAAACGACTTCATTGCTTGCGATAAAAGACTTGCCTGGTCACAAGTTATAGCAAATTTTTAAAATTTAGCTCTGCTATAATAAATCATTGATACTTACTTCGCAAACCCTGTTCGCTCCAAGAGTGACCAGTGCGGACGTGAACAGCGTTTGCACGGAGCGAATAGCCGAACATATAGCACGATTTTTTCTACTTCGCGTTGCTCGTAGCTTTTCAAGACGCTTCGTTACACTCGCAACTGCGAGCAGACCGCGTTCAGCCTTACGGCTTCTCTGAAAATCGGCGGCGATAGCGTCGCTTCACAAGGTTTTTACTCGAATGCTGTCTGCATTCTCCTACTTTGAAATATGAAAATCAATGAAATATTTTAACAGAGCCTAAAATTTTATTGTTTAGCTACCAAGTTTTGCCACAAATTCTATCATCAGGCGGTAGCTCTCGTCCGCACTAACGGCTTTTTGGCTAAGCGCACCCACGCCCATATCTTGCGCCTCTTTGCTCCATAAAAACGGATAAAATGAAAACGTCTCGTCGCAACCAAGCTTCGCGACCGCATCCTGCCAGCCCTCAAAGAAAAACGGCTCGTAAAATTTCGCTACATCCCCACAAAATAGCCAATACACGAGGTCGGAATAGCCAAACTCTAAATTTTCCCACGCAAGCGTATCTGGCGCGAGATAGTAAATTTTACCCATATCTTCACCTAGTCCGCCACCATTTATCGCAAAGACCCCGCCCACTACATCATCAGCGACGATGAGATATGGCCGCCTTTGCATCGGCAGATCTGGTATCATCTTTGCATTCCAGCCGGCAAGCCCGCGTCTCATTCGATCGCACCCACTGCCAAGCAGGCGCACGAAGCCCCGATAAAACAGCACTCCGCCGCTTTCATAAACGACCGCTCCCATCGGCGATCTGGTACTGATCTGCAACGCGACCAGCTCCTCGCCCGCCAGCCGCTCATCACGCGGTAAAATTTCAAAGTGATTTTTAGCTTCCGCCGCCCACTCTTTGACCAGCCGCCAGCCTGGTTCTTCTAAATTTACAAGCTCGGTTAAGGTTTTCACGTTTTTCCTTTTTAGCAATAATGCGCGCTAAATTTACCTAAACCAGCTCCACGCCCTTGCCTTTTACGACCTCGCCGATGACGTAGCCGTCTGAGTTTGCCAGCACGAAGTCTGCGTTTTGCTTTGGCACGACCAGCACGAGCCCCACGCCCATGTTAAACGTCCTCATCATCTCGGCAGGTTCGACTTTTTGCGCGATGATGTGAAAAATTTCAGGCGTTTTTATCGCGCTTTTTTGCACCTTCGCGCCAAGCCCGTCAGGGAAAACGCGCGGCAGATTTTCGACGATGCCTCCGCCCGTGATGTGCGCGAGTGCGGAGATTTTGTCCTTGAAATTTAAAAAATCGCGCACGTAGATCCGTGTCGGCTCTAAAAGCGTGTCTATGAGCGTGCGTCCCGCGACTGGCTCGTCAAATTTTATCCCCAGCTCCGCCACGATCTTACGTGCGAGCGAGAAGCCGTTGGAGTGCAGACCGCTTGATGGCAAAGCCACGAGCACGTCGCCCTCACGGACAAATTTAGCTCTGTCGATCTCGTCTTCCTCGGCGATACCCACCGCAAAGCCCGCAAGATCGAAGTCGCCCTTTTCATACATCGATGGCATCTCGGCAGTCTCGCCTCCGATGAGCGCGCAGCCAGCCAGCTGGCAGCCCTCGGCGATGCTCTTTACGACGGCTTTTGCGTCCTCGATCTCTAGCTTTGCCGTCGCGTAATAATCGAGAAAAAACAGCGGTGTGGCGAAGTTGCAGATGAGGTCATTTACGCACATTGCGACGAGATCTCGTCCGACGCCGTCAAATTTACGCGCGTCGATCGCTAGGCGCAGCTTCGTGCCCACGCCATCCGTAGCGCCCAAAATGGCTGGCTTTTTATACCCCGCAGGTAGTCGCACCGCGCCCGAAAATGAGCCGATACCGCCTATCACGTTTGGCGTGCGCGTTGCCTTTACAAAGGGCTTTATCGCCTCCACAAAGCTGTTGCCAGCGTCGATATCCACTCCCGCTTCTTTGTAGCTTATCATTTTTTGCCTTTTAAAAATTTGCTAAATTTTAGCCAAGACTTGCTAAAATCGCGGTAAAAAAGGATAAATTTGAGCAAGTTTAAGCACGCATTCGTGATCACGGGCAGTATCGGCAGCGGCAAAAGCACGGTGCTAAATTTGCTGAAACTACACGGATTTAGCGTGATAGATGCGGACTTGATCGCGCACGAGCAGTTGCAAATTTACGCTGAGCAAGTCGCGGCAAAATTTGGCGATGAAATTTTAATAAACGGCGCACTCGATCGTAAGAAGCTCGGCAATATCGTATTTAACGACAAAGAAAAACTTGCGTGGCTTGAAAATCTGCTGCACCCGCGCATAAAGGCTGAAATTTTATCCCGCGCGCAAATTTTGGAGGCAAAAAAGCAGCCATTTTTTGTGGATATTCCACTTTATTTTGAGCGAGCGAGCTACGAGAAATTTACGCAAGTCGCGCTCGTCTATGCGCCTAAAAATTTGCTAGTTGAGCGCGTAATGCGGCGAAATTCTTTGACACGCGATGAAGCGTTGCGCCGAGTGGAGCTACAAATCGACATCGAAAAAAAGCGAGAAATGGTAAAATTTGTTATCGACAATAGCCGAAATTTAGCAAATTTAGAGCATGAAACGACTGAATTTATAAAAAAACTGAAAGGCAAATATGATAGTATCAAAGTATAATGTAAACGGCAATGACTTCGTTATATTTCATACGTTTGTTAGTGCGGATAGAAGCGAGCTTGCTACGAGGCTTTGCGACCGATATAATGGCATCGGTGCGGACGGACTGATCGTATTAAAGCCTGGCAAAGATACTAACGAGATCGTTTGGGAATTTTATAACTCCGATGGAAGCCATGCGGATATGTGTGGTAACGGATCACGTGCAGCAGCCCAATACGCCGTAGACAATCAACTTTGCACTAATGTATTTGATCTGGTAACCGGAAGCGGTATAGTTAGCGCAAACGTTAGTAAAGATGGCGTAGAAGTAGAGCTGACTAGCCCTAAAATTCTTAGTAATGAGTCTATAGATGAGTTTGGCAAGATATGGCATTTTTATGATACCGGTGTACCCCATCTTGTTAGTTTTGTTAGCGACTTGAATGAATTTGACATCCAAACTTGCCGAGATCTCCGCTATAAATATAATGCTAACGTGAATTTAGCCAAGCTGGAAAATAATACTATTTATGTTCGCACTTATGAGCGCGGTGTGGAAAATGAGACACTAGCGTGCGGGACAGGTATGGCTGCATGTTTTTACGGTGCGGTTTTAAATTTTAACGCATCTAAGTACTGCAAAGTGTATCCAAAAAGCGGTGATGAACTTGGCTTAAGACTAGAAAATGGTAAAATTTTCTTCAAAGGCAAAGTAAAACACTGTTTTGATGCTTATATAGATGTTTGATTATTAGGATAAAAATAAAATCTCTGCCTTGATGGCAGAGATGGATCGATTATTTTAAAGCGTCTTTCGCTTGTTTTGCAAGTGCCGCAAATGCTTTCGCGTCATTCATGGCCAAATCAGCTAAAATTTTTCTATCAAGTTCGATATTTGCCTTTTTTAGTCCGTTCATAAATCTTGAATAGCTAAGATCGTTTAGTCTGCAAGCAGCGTTGATCCTGACGATCCACAAACGGCGGAAATCGCGCTTTTTCTGTCGTCTGTCGCGATACGCATAGACTAAGCTTCTTTCGAGCTGCTCTTTGGCTTTTCTAAAGTGTTTGTGTCTTGCACTAAAAAATCCGCGTGCAAGCTTTAGAACTTTTTTATGGCGTCTTCTTCTAACTACGCCTGTTTTTACTCTTGCCATATTTATCCTTTACAAATTGGCGTCCATTTCGGATCTTTCCCTAAAATTTTAGGGGAGTTTGAATGACTTTTGGTCAAAAACTTCGCTCGTTTATACGCCGAGCATTTTCTTTACTGCAGAAACATTCGTGCCATCCACATAATGTGGTCCGCGCAAATCTCTCATACGCTTGCTTGGCTTTTTAGTTAAAATATGACTTCTAAAAGCTGAGCCACGTTTTATCTTATTTTTGCCTACCTTGAAGCGTTTAGCAGCACCGCGAACGGTTTTCATTTTTGGCATGCTAATCCTTTTTTCGGTTTTTACGTTAGACGTAAGATGTGAATTATACTAAAATTTGCTTTAAGAAATTTAAATTTAACAAAATGAAGTCAAAATTTATAGTGTGAAATTTTAAATAATTCTTGAAAATTTCTTAAATTTTTATATTTAATTAAACAGCATAAGCCTATAATTTTAAAATAAATTTCAACCAAAAGGAGTAACGAATGAAGAGTAAATTTCTCGCCTCTGCGGCGGTCATCGGCACGCTATTTTGCGGCTCGGCACTGGCTTGCACGACTATTTTGGTAGGTAACGAAGCCTCAAACGACGGCTCGCTCTTGATCGCCAGGAGTGCCGATAGCAAGGCCATAAAGGCGCAGCTTTTTTTGATACATCCAAAAAAGACCAACCAAAGCGGCACATATAGCTCAAAAGCCCACGACGGCGCGAGCGACTTCACATATCCGCTACCAAAGGACTCGATGCGCTACACGACCATCGCAAATTCTCACACCAAGCTTCACGGCGCGGTCGGATACAATGAAGCAGGTGCTGGCATAAGCGGCACAGAGACTATTTACGCGAAGGACGAACTTTTAAAGATCGACCCGTATAACGAAGCCACCGGTATCACCGAGGATGACATCCCTGACGTGATTTTACCACGCATGAAAAGTGCCAAAGAGGGCGTGAAGCTGCTCGGAGAGATCGTGGAGAGCACGGGTGCGGGCGAGGGCTTTGGCGTCGTGTTCGTGGATAAGGATGAGATTTGGTATTTCGAGACCGGCACCGGACATCAGTGGATGGCGGTGAAGCTGCCAAAAGATGAGTATTTCGTCTCGGGCAATCAAGGCAGACTGCAAAACTACAAAGAAAACGACCCGAATTTCATGGGCTCGAAAAATTTGATAAATTTTGCCAAAGAGCACGGCGCGTATGATCCGAGCAAAGACGGCGAATTTCACTTTGGCAAGGCCTACACGAGAAACGACGAGAGAGACGTTACCTACAACTATCCGCGCGTATTTTGGGTGCAGCAGATGTTTAACCCAAGCTTCAAGCAAGACATCGCCGATGGGCCGAATTTCCCTGTGTTTATGAAGCCGGAGAAAAAGCTAAGCGTAAATGATCTAAAAACCGCTCTCAGAGCCCACTACGACGGCACGAAGTATGATCCATACGTCAGCAAGGACGAGGAGAGCGGCATTTATCGAGCTATCAGCGTGTTTAGGACGTATGAGTCGCACGTGATGCAGGTGCGCCCGTGGCTACCGCAGGAAATCGGCAGAGTGACTTACGTCGCGCTTGGCATGTCTGATCTAAGCGTGTATTTGCCGTATTATTACGGACTGGATGGCTTCATCGATGGCTATGATAAGGGCTCATACAAGGCTGATGACGAGTCCATTTACTGGACTTACCGCAAGCTACAAACTCTCGTGATGATGGACTATAACAAATACGCTCCGATCGTCAAAGCTGCATATAAAAAATTTGAAGACGAGCTAGCCGTAAAGCAAGCAAAATTTGAAGATGAATACGTCAAAATTTACAAAAAAGACAAGAAAAAAGCAAATAAGCTTTTGAACGAATTTTCGCTAAAAACGATGAAAGAGGCGAAGGCTTTGACGCAAGATTTGACGAATGAAATTTTTACTATGCTCACTGACGATACGGATACGAAGCTAAAATCTTTAAATAAAAATAAAAAAGATTAGCCCAAAATTTAAGGTGCGCCTCGCTGCGTGCCTTAAATTTACTTGATTTATTTGCAAAAAATCTTTATAATACGCGCTAAATTTAACCAAAAAGGAACGGCTGATGCCTTGTCCCATGCCTAAAATTCGTTGATCTTGGCAAAAGAGCCATAAACCAAAATAAATTTTCAAATAAACTTAAATTTTCAAACGCTGTCATAAATTTATCGCAAGCGGCGAGCAGGCTTTTTGAGACGGCGTTTTATAAATTTTATTTCAGCCTACGAAAAAGCGGCTGCCATCCGCCAAAATTTTAAAATTTCAAGTCAAAATTCAGTTGCCATTTGGCTCAAAAATAAAATTTAAAAGGAAAAAAATGATAAAAAGTTATGTTACGGGTTTTGCAAGGATAGGCGAACAGCGCGAGCTTAAAAAGGTGCTTGAAAACTACTGGTCGGGCAAGGTCGAAAAGAGCGAGCTTCTAGCCGTCGCGACCGAGCTTAAGGCTAGGCACTGGGCGTATCAAAAAGACGCCGGTATCGACATTATCTCAAGCAATGATTTCTCGTTTTACGATCTCATGCTCGATACTATTTTTGCGCTTGGCGTGATCCCGTTTAGATTTAAAAATTTAAACGGCTTGGAGCAATATTTCGCTATGGCCCGCGGCAACAAAAGCGCCGTGGCGATGGAGATGACGAAATGGTTTAATACAAACTACCACTACATCGTACCAGAGATCAATAAAACCAGCACATTTAAACTAAATGTCGAGAAAATTATCGCCGAATACAACGAAGCAAAATCCCAAGGCGTGAAGACAAAGATAAATTTGATCGGTCCGATAACCTTTTTAGCTTTGTCAAAAACGACTGACGGCAGCTGCGCGTTTTGCCATTTGGACGAAATTTTAGCGAGCTACGAGGAGCTTTTAAAAGAGATCTCAAAGCTTGACGATGAAATTTTAGTTCAGTTTGACGAGCCGATATTCGTGACTGACAAAGGCGATAAGCTAACGAGCGAAATTTCAAAGGTCTATGACAGGCTAACAAGCGTCGCATCAAATGTGAAAATCATTTTTATGACCTATTTCGAGCATGCTTTAAAAGCTGTCGATGAGGTGCTAAAAACTAAAATTTACGGCCTTGGGCTAGACTTTATCCACGGTGAGAAAAACAAAGAGGCCTTAGCGAAGATCGCCGCTTCAAACGTCGTGCTATTTGCCGGTATCATCGACGGTCGCAACGTTTGGAAAAGCGATATAGATAAAAAGCTCGCCCTTGTGAAGGAAATCTCATATGCGCTTGGCGGTAAAGACTTTGCTATCGGTCCGTCTTGCTCGCTGCTACACGTGCCATACACCCTAAAATACGAGGAAAAGCTAAATCCTGAGATCAAAAGCTGGCTAAGCTTTGGCGTTGAAAAGCTTGACGAGATCGCCATCATCGCCGCTCTCGCAAATAACAAAGAGCTAAGCGCAAAGCAGGCTGAAATTTACGCTGCAAACAAAGCCAGTGCAAACTCGCGCGCTACTTCAAAGCTCATCCACGACGAAGCGGTCGCAAATCGTGTTAAAAATTTAAGTAAATTCGAGCGCGATACGGTCTATGAAAAACGTATAAAAATTCAAAAAGAGGCTTTAAACTACGGCATTTTACCGACTACGACCATCGGCTCTTTCCCACAAACTCCGGAGCTTCGCCAAGTGCGAAACGCCTTTAAAAAAGGACTCATCAGCAAAGAAGCCTACGAGGCCGATATCAAGGCTTACATCGATGATTGTGTTAAATTTCAAGAGGATGTCGGGCTTGATGTGCTCGTGCATGGAGAGCCTGAGAGAAACGACATGGTCGAGTATTTTGGCGAGCAGATCAAAGGATACGCTTTTTCTCAAAACGGTTGGGTGCAAAGCTACGGTAGCCGTTGCGTGAAGCCGCCGCTTCTTTTTGGCGACGTGAGTCGTCCAAAGCCGATGACGGTCGATTGGATCAGCTACGCTCAAAGTAGGACTAAAAAGATAATGAAAGGCATGCTGACAGGACCTGTGACTATCCTAAACTGGAGCTTCGTGCGCGACGACAAGCCTAGGAGTGAGATCGCCAAACAGCTTGCCCTTTGTATCTATGACGAGATTGCCGATCTTGAAAATTCCGGTATAAAGATCATCCAAGTCGATGAAGCGGCCTTTAAAGAGGGCTATCCGCTACGCGCTGAAAATATCCCTGCGTATGAGAAATTCGCCGTTGATTGCTTCAAGCTTTCGGTCAGCTCTGCAAGTGCAAAAACGCAGATCCACACGCATATGTGCTACTCTGAATTTAACGACATCATCAAGACGATCGAAGCGATGGACGCTGATGTCATCAGTATAGAGACTGCTCGCAGCGGCAACGAACTGCTTAAAATTTTTAAATCCGTGGGCTACAAGCAAGAGGTAGGCCCTGGTGTTTACGACATCCACAGTCCGCGCGTGCCGGAGGTCGATGAGATAGTGGGGCAAATCCGTGCTTTACTTGAGGTACTTCCAAAAGAGCAGCTCTGGATCAACCCTGACTGCGGTCTAAAAACTCGTAAATGGGACGAAGTAAGACCTAGCCTAAAAAATATGGTCGAAGCGGTCAAGATCGTTCGTAATTCATAATC containing:
- a CDS encoding nuclear transport factor 2 family protein, translated to MSEQNKILVENFWNSVFNKHDTSVIDSDVGSGYKQHSPNFKDGKAAFKSAVGGFLKEFP
- a CDS encoding DUF2625 family protein yields the protein MKTLTELVNLEEPGWRLVKEWAAEAKNHFEILPRDERLAGEELVALQISTRSPMGAVVYESGGVLFYRGFVRLLGSGCDRMRRGLAGWNAKMIPDLPMQRRPYLIVADDVVGGVFAINGGGLGEDMGKIYYLAPDTLAWENLEFGYSDLVYWLFCGDVAKFYEPFFFEGWQDAVAKLGCDETFSFYPFLWSKEAQDMGVGALSQKAVSADESYRLMIEFVAKLGS
- the purM gene encoding phosphoribosylformylglycinamidine cyclo-ligase — encoded protein: MISYKEAGVDIDAGNSFVEAIKPFVKATRTPNVIGGIGSFSGAVRLPAGYKKPAILGATDGVGTKLRLAIDARKFDGVGRDLVAMCVNDLICNFATPLFFLDYYATAKLEIEDAKAVVKSIAEGCQLAGCALIGGETAEMPSMYEKGDFDLAGFAVGIAEEDEIDRAKFVREGDVLVALPSSGLHSNGFSLARKIVAELGIKFDEPVAGRTLIDTLLEPTRIYVRDFLNFKDKISALAHITGGGIVENLPRVFPDGLGAKVQKSAIKTPEIFHIIAQKVEPAEMMRTFNMGVGLVLVVPKQNADFVLANSDGYVIGEVVKGKGVELV
- the coaE gene encoding dephospho-CoA kinase (Dephospho-CoA kinase (CoaE) performs the final step in coenzyme A biosynthesis.), whose translation is MSKFKHAFVITGSIGSGKSTVLNLLKLHGFSVIDADLIAHEQLQIYAEQVAAKFGDEILINGALDRKKLGNIVFNDKEKLAWLENLLHPRIKAEILSRAQILEAKKQPFFVDIPLYFERASYEKFTQVALVYAPKNLLVERVMRRNSLTRDEALRRVELQIDIEKKREMVKFVIDNSRNLANLEHETTEFIKKLKGKYDSIKV
- the dapF gene encoding diaminopimelate epimerase — encoded protein: MIVSKYNVNGNDFVIFHTFVSADRSELATRLCDRYNGIGADGLIVLKPGKDTNEIVWEFYNSDGSHADMCGNGSRAAAQYAVDNQLCTNVFDLVTGSGIVSANVSKDGVEVELTSPKILSNESIDEFGKIWHFYDTGVPHLVSFVSDLNEFDIQTCRDLRYKYNANVNLAKLENNTIYVRTYERGVENETLACGTGMAACFYGAVLNFNASKYCKVYPKSGDELGLRLENGKIFFKGKVKHCFDAYIDV
- the rplT gene encoding 50S ribosomal protein L20, with amino-acid sequence MARVKTGVVRRRRHKKVLKLARGFFSARHKHFRKAKEQLERSLVYAYRDRRQKKRDFRRLWIVRINAACRLNDLSYSRFMNGLKKANIELDRKILADLAMNDAKAFAALAKQAKDALK
- the rpmI gene encoding 50S ribosomal protein L35, with the translated sequence MPKMKTVRGAAKRFKVGKNKIKRGSAFRSHILTKKPSKRMRDLRGPHYVDGTNVSAVKKMLGV
- a CDS encoding C69 family dipeptidase; translation: MKSKFLASAAVIGTLFCGSALACTTILVGNEASNDGSLLIARSADSKAIKAQLFLIHPKKTNQSGTYSSKAHDGASDFTYPLPKDSMRYTTIANSHTKLHGAVGYNEAGAGISGTETIYAKDELLKIDPYNEATGITEDDIPDVILPRMKSAKEGVKLLGEIVESTGAGEGFGVVFVDKDEIWYFETGTGHQWMAVKLPKDEYFVSGNQGRLQNYKENDPNFMGSKNLINFAKEHGAYDPSKDGEFHFGKAYTRNDERDVTYNYPRVFWVQQMFNPSFKQDIADGPNFPVFMKPEKKLSVNDLKTALRAHYDGTKYDPYVSKDEESGIYRAISVFRTYESHVMQVRPWLPQEIGRVTYVALGMSDLSVYLPYYYGLDGFIDGYDKGSYKADDESIYWTYRKLQTLVMMDYNKYAPIVKAAYKKFEDELAVKQAKFEDEYVKIYKKDKKKANKLLNEFSLKTMKEAKALTQDLTNEIFTMLTDDTDTKLKSLNKNKKD
- the metE gene encoding 5-methyltetrahydropteroyltriglutamate--homocysteine S-methyltransferase; its protein translation is MIKSYVTGFARIGEQRELKKVLENYWSGKVEKSELLAVATELKARHWAYQKDAGIDIISSNDFSFYDLMLDTIFALGVIPFRFKNLNGLEQYFAMARGNKSAVAMEMTKWFNTNYHYIVPEINKTSTFKLNVEKIIAEYNEAKSQGVKTKINLIGPITFLALSKTTDGSCAFCHLDEILASYEELLKEISKLDDEILVQFDEPIFVTDKGDKLTSEISKVYDRLTSVASNVKIIFMTYFEHALKAVDEVLKTKIYGLGLDFIHGEKNKEALAKIAASNVVLFAGIIDGRNVWKSDIDKKLALVKEISYALGGKDFAIGPSCSLLHVPYTLKYEEKLNPEIKSWLSFGVEKLDEIAIIAALANNKELSAKQAEIYAANKASANSRATSKLIHDEAVANRVKNLSKFERDTVYEKRIKIQKEALNYGILPTTTIGSFPQTPELRQVRNAFKKGLISKEAYEADIKAYIDDCVKFQEDVGLDVLVHGEPERNDMVEYFGEQIKGYAFSQNGWVQSYGSRCVKPPLLFGDVSRPKPMTVDWISYAQSRTKKIMKGMLTGPVTILNWSFVRDDKPRSEIAKQLALCIYDEIADLENSGIKIIQVDEAAFKEGYPLRAENIPAYEKFAVDCFKLSVSSASAKTQIHTHMCYSEFNDIIKTIEAMDADVISIETARSGNELLKIFKSVGYKQEVGPGVYDIHSPRVPEVDEIVGQIRALLEVLPKEQLWINPDCGLKTRKWDEVRPSLKNMVEAVKIVRNS